Proteins encoded within one genomic window of bacterium:
- a CDS encoding prolyl oligopeptidase family serine peptidase, which yields PDELHTCAPAGGDERRLTHINDAALAACRMGEPVQFTFKGWNDEVVHAYLVKPYDWTAEAAAAGRTWPVAFLVHGGPQGSFGNDFHYRWNPQAYVGAGFATLAVDFHGSTGYGQPFTDAIRHHWGDRPLEDLEKGLAAALADYPWLDGSRVVAAGASYGGYMINWMHGQPFGKKFRAFVCHDGNLDERMAYYDTEELWFPEWEHGGTPWAEGSGFGLHNPADFVQNWSVPTLVVHGGLDYRVVDTQGLSTFTALKRMGVPARLLYFPDENHWVLKPANSIQWHDEVMSWLTRWIE from the coding sequence CCCGACGAGCTGCACACCTGCGCCCCCGCCGGCGGCGACGAGCGCCGCCTGACGCACATCAACGACGCCGCGCTGGCTGCCTGCCGGATGGGCGAGCCCGTGCAGTTCACCTTCAAGGGCTGGAACGACGAGGTCGTGCACGCCTACCTGGTGAAGCCCTACGACTGGACGGCCGAGGCCGCGGCCGCGGGCCGCACCTGGCCCGTCGCCTTCCTGGTGCACGGCGGCCCGCAGGGCAGCTTCGGCAACGACTTCCACTACCGCTGGAACCCGCAGGCCTACGTGGGCGCCGGCTTCGCCACCCTGGCCGTCGACTTCCACGGCTCGACCGGTTACGGGCAGCCCTTCACCGACGCCATCCGGCACCACTGGGGCGACCGGCCGCTGGAGGACCTGGAGAAGGGCCTGGCCGCGGCCCTCGCGGACTACCCCTGGCTGGACGGCAGCCGCGTCGTGGCCGCGGGCGCGAGCTACGGCGGCTACATGATCAACTGGATGCACGGCCAGCCGTTCGGCAAGAAGTTCCGGGCCTTCGTCTGCCACGACGGCAACCTGGACGAGCGCATGGCCTACTATGACACCGAGGAGCTGTGGTTCCCCGAGTGGGAGCACGGCGGCACGCCGTGGGCGGAAGGCTCGGGCTTCGGGCTGCACAACCCCGCGGACTTCGTGCAGAACTGGAGCGTGCCCACGCTGGTGGTGCACGGCGGCCTGGACTACCGCGTCGTCGACACCCAGGGCCTGAGCACCTTCACCGCCCTGAAACGGATGGGCGTGCCGGCGCGGCTGCTCTACTTCCCGGACGAGAACCACTGGGTGCTGAAGCCGGCGAACTCGATCCAGTGGCACGACGAGGTCATGTCCTGGCTGACCCGCTGGATCGAATAG